From the Candoia aspera isolate rCanAsp1 chromosome 3, rCanAsp1.hap2, whole genome shotgun sequence genome, the window TACAGGTTTATGGCTGGTATACAAAACAAGCTAAGCCCTACACCCGGGTTAACAAAAGAGAAGttctggattcacatatcatgctgTACCTAAGAAACCAATGATCATATTATGATATGAAGTGAGAGGACAGTTCATCCAACATGTAGAAATGAAAGCTGGGCTCCTGCAACACACAAACCGCGACCTGCCAGCCCTACGTTAGCCTGATCTGCGGGTGAACCCAGCCAGGCTTTTCTCGTGAGAGCGAATGACGGGGGGACGGCAGCTGGAGGATTGCCAGCTCCTTGAGGACAAAGAGGGAgtgaagagaaagggaagagcAGGGATTATTCTCCTGGCAACCAAGGGATTTCCTTGGCCAGGACAACCGGAGTCTCACTGCAGGCTCTTCTGGCTTCCAGGAGACCCCACCGTGCCCGTTCTGTATCAGGTGGAGCGCCCCCACACCGGAAGGAGCTTCTCCGTGCGTTCAGTCAAGGCCATCCAGCACGGGAAGCCCATCTTCATTTGCCAGGCTTCCTTCCAGCAGGCTCAGGCCAGCCCTGTGCAGCACCAGTTCCACATGCCGGCTGTGCCTCTCCCAGAAGAACTGCTGACTCAGGAGCAGCTGATCCAGAAGTACCTACGGTGAGGGGCTGGGAGGCATGGGGCTTGCTACTGCACTGGGCAGACAGCACGCCTGGGACATGGAGCGCGCGAAGCAGCAGGCTTCACTGGGAGATGCCCCCTGCTGCTCCTGGCTGCCCAGGGAGGACAGCACAGCCTCCCCATCCAGGAATGTTGGAACTGGTCCTTGGTCCTGGGCTTAGCTCTCCTCTGCTCTCGGTTCAAAATTAGTTGGAGGCTCTTGTATCCCTGGCAGCCGGGAACGTATCAGGCTACGCGTGTGGCTGTCTCCTGGAAGCGATGCAGAATCTTGGGCCTCAGAAGTTGAGCTGAGGCTGCTGCCGCTCACAGTGAGGAGCAGCCTCCACCTGCTTTTCTGTGCCTCTGGCAGAAAGTGCAGCGCTGTCGCAGTCCCCGTGGCTCCCAGCCCTCTCATGCCGGCACCTGCTTTTTTCCGAAGGGACCCAAACCTTCTAGAGAGATACCGACAGGGGCTCCAAAAAATGCTGGCCCAGGAAGTCCCCATTGAGATGAAGCCAGTGAATCCACCCGACTTCTTTCACCAGAACCCGCAGGAACCCAAGCAGCTCTTCTGGGTGCGTGCCAAGGGCTACATTGGTAAGGCCCGTGCCCTGCCTCGTGCCCTGCTCTTGGGTGATCTTAGGAGGGGGAAGAATTAACTTGCGGCAGAGGAGTCTTGTGGAATGAGGAGACCTGAATGCGCTGGAAGTCGGGAGCTCTTTCCGTTTAGTTCTTCCTGCATGTCTCCTTCAGGAGGGCAGCACCTCCTTCAGGATGGGCATCTCAGGTCTTctgctggtgtgccagttgtggtcATTCCTGTTGGCAGGTGAGGACCACCTTGGAAGGAGGACGTCAGGCGCTGGATTTGTATGGATAAGGCTCCGAGTACAAGGCACAGTGCTGGGCCTAGGGACCTCCTCCTCCCAAATGAATCTGCCCCCCTCAAGGCCTGTTCAAGAGGGGTGGGAGCCTGGGGTCAGGCTATCTCAGCAGCTGCCCCATCCTCGTGgaatctcctcccccccccccccagttgtttTAGGGTGGCAGTGAAGGCATTGACTGTCAGGCGTTTGGAGACTGGCATTTTGCTGTTTCTCCACGTTTTCTATGTTGCCGGTGATTTTGTGAGATTTATGGTAGGAGCATTGGGTTGGTTTACTGATTTTTAATTAACATGAACTGCTCAAGCTTTGGACTTGGGATGGATAACAAATATTGCACCAAATATATGCCCAAGACCGCCTAGGCAAAAAGGGCACTTGGTATGTACGTTGCCTCTTCCACTAGCCCAGCCTACTCCCCCGCCCCCCGTCTGCTCTCTTGCTGTTCCTTCAGGCAATGCTGGGCATGGCTGAGCGTTGGCCTTTCCATTGCAGGCGAATGCGACATGAAGCTGCACTGCTGCGTCGCTGCCTACATCTCTGACTACTCATTCCTGGGGACAGCCCTGTTGCCCCACCGGCACCACACAGTGAGGTTCATGGTCTCCCTCGATCATTCCATGTGGTTCCATGCACCCTTCAGGGCGGACCACTGGATGCTCTACGAGTGCGAGAGCCCCTGGGCTGGTAAGTGCGCCTGCCTGCCTGCGATGGGGGTAGCGAGGCAGGAGGGACCTGTGCTCAGCTTCTCTCATCCTCTTCTCCTCCCCATCCAGGTGGCTGCCGGGGCTTGGTGCACGGCCGCCTGTGGCGCAGAGATGGCGTGTTGGCGGCCAGCTGTGCCCAGGAAGGGGTAATCCGCGTGCAGGAGCAGCCTGCNNNNNNNNNNNNNNNNNNNNNNNNNNNNNNNNNNNNNNNNNNNNNNNNNNNNNNNNNNNNNNNNNNNNNNNNNNNNNNNNNNNNNNNNNNNNNNNNNNNNNNNNNNNNNNNNNNNNNNNNNNNNNNNNNNNNNNNNNNNNNNNNNNNNNNNNNNNNNNNNNNNNNNNNNNNNNNNNNNNNNNNNNNNNNNNNNNNNNNNNTTGGGGCAGGACCTGGCTATTTGAGGGATTTCCcctctccaatagtttctgcttCTCAGGAAGACTGGGCAGGGTGGGTGCGCTTCAGGTCCCTTTGACTGAACAGTGTTATCGGTTGGGAACAAGAAGGTGCACCTTCTCTGCCACAGCAGCTGCTCTCTGGAATAGCCCACCCCCGCCCCCCTGCACAGCAAGCCTCTGAAAACTTGgctctgttcattttctttgatACGCCAGATCATTTGTTATGGATGTACatgtctttttctttcatttaatgcTTTCTGCCTTTGGAgatgtaagccacctggagtttcGGGCAGTCGGGCAGCCCCTCAGTTCGCCAAACCAAAGGACCAGCCCTCCCGCCACCCCTGCCCTGGTCCCTGCCTCCGAGGGCCCAACGCCTTTGGTGTCCCGGTCCCTCGACCCAGTTGGTGCTGAGGCTGCGGAGGGGGAGGGGATCCGGGCCTTTCCTGGTCCTGGGTTGGCCTTGCGGTGCTCAGCCGGGCTGGGCAACAGTTGTGCCCGCTGTGCAGCTGTGCTGGCTCTGCTCAGCTGACCGCCGACTGCACAGGGATGCTTTCAGGATCTTGGCCTTCAGGGCTCACATTCCTCCCCCCCTTCCTGCCAGGAATGCTGATGGTTTTCTGGATGCTGATGAGCTGGTCGAGATCTTCCGGGTCTCTGGAGAGCACGTCACAGAAGATGAGATCCAGGAGCTCATGAGGGACGGAGACAAAAACAACGATGGGCGGATTGATTTTGATGGTGAGCGGCTTGGATGGCTGGAGCTTCTTGGGGGCCGAGCTGACCCGCAGTTGCTGCCCTGCCCCCATCCCCCCCGCCCCTGATAGAAATGGCTGTTTCCAGCTCCAGCCACAACCATCTCCCCACTTGGGGTTTGGGACCGTAGGGCCTGAGCACCATTGCCAGAGTCCCTCCTGGGGAGCAGGACCCACAAACAGTTCAGGCAGGCTGCTCCAAGGTGGGTACCAGCTGGTTGGGGGTGCTGGGTGCCCCTCTGTGGGTGGGATGCCATCTTTGGCTTCAGACCATGTCTGGGAGGCGGTGCTCTGCGGCCCACTGCTGCTGGGGGCTGATCCAGCTGCCATCTCCATCTCCCCCAGAGTTCCTGAAGATGATGGAGGGTGTGCAGTAAAGCG encodes:
- the ACOT8 gene encoding acyl-coenzyme A thioesterase 8 is translated as MASSAGPESEQGRDPPGDLRSVLITSVLHLEPLDVDLFRGRHYWVPVTQRLFGGQIVGQALVAAAKAVTEDLEVHSLHCYFVRAGDPTVPVLYQVERPHTGRSFSVRSVKAIQHGKPIFICQASFQQAQASPVQHQFHMPAVPLPEELLTQEQLIQKYLRDPNLLERYRQGLQKMLAQEVPIEMKPVNPPDFFHQNPQEPKQLFWVRAKGYIGECDMKLHCCVAAYISDYSFLGTALLPHRHHTVRFMVSLDHSMWFHAPFRADHWMLYECESPWAGGCRGLVHGRLWRRDGVLAASCAQEGVIRVQEQPLVLRLRRGRGSGPFLVLGWPCGAQPGWATVVPAVQLCWLCSADRRLHRDAFRILAFRAHIPPPLPARNADGFLDADELVEIFRVSGEHVTEDEIQELMRDGDKNNDGRIDFDEFLKMMEGVQ